Sequence from the Clostridium butyricum genome:
TGGAGCAGTTGGTAGCTCGTCGGGCTCATAACCCGAAGGTCGTAGGTTCAAGTCCTGCCTCCGCAACCATTTTTATATTGCCATGCCGAAGTGGCGGAACTGGCAGACGCACAGGACTTAAAATCCTGCGGTGGTTAAACACCGTACCGGTTCGATTCCGGTCTTCGGCACCAAGACTTAAGTAATTTTACTTAAGTCTTTTTTGTTATTTAGATTATATTATAAAATTTAATATTTATTTTGCAAGGAGTAGGAAATGAATAATTTTATATTATCTATAAATGTTGTGGCTCCATTATTTTTAACAATAATGTTTGGGTACTTTATTAGAAGAATAAATCTTGTTGATGAATATACACTAAAGAAAATGAATAATTTGATATTTAAAACATTTCTACCTATGTTACTATTTTTTAATGTATATAGTACTAACATAGAGGGAGCAATAGACGTAAGACTAATGATATTTGCGCCAACTTGTATATTGCTGAGTTGTTTGGGGGCATGTGCTATAGTTCCTTTTATGGTAAAGGAAAGTAAAAAGAGAGGTGTTGTAGTACAAGCTATATTTAGAAGTAATTTTGTTTTGTTTGGCCTTCCAGTAGTACTATCACTATTTGGAGAAGATGGTGCAGGAATAACTTCTATATTAATAGCAGTTATAGTTCCCATGTTTAATTTTTTAGCAGTAATAGTTTTGGAAGTTTTTAGAGGTGGAAATTTAAATTTAAAAACTATAATTAAGGGAATAATAACTAACCCATTAATACTAGCATCTTTACTAGGTATATTAATGCTAGTATTACAAATAAAGCTACCTACAATTTTTGAAAAAACTATTTCAGATATGTCTAAAATAGCTACACCATTAGCGTTAGTAGTTTTAGGAGGATCTTTTAGAATAGAAAAGATAAATAAAAATTTAAAACCATTAATTATTGGAGTGATAGGCAAATTAATAATTGTACCGCTTATATTTATTCCTATTGCTATATATTTAGGATTTAGAGGTATAGAACTTGCAAGTGTTATGATAATGCTTTCAGCACCAGTGGCAGTTTCATCATTTACAATGGCGGAACAGATGGAAGCAGATGGCGAATTAGCAGCACAACTTGTAGTATTTACATCAATGTTTTCTGTTTTGACAATATTCATTTATATCTTTGTTATGAAACAATTATGTTATATTTAACTAAGCTTCATAAACAATTAAATTATCCTTGATTTGATGCTATTCAAGTACTTCAAATTAGGGATATTTTTTTTGCAATGGTTTTGAGATCATAAAAGCATTAAAAATAAAATTAATATGCAGTGGTAAGTAAATTTATGAAAAAATATTTATATATAAAGTTCTAATAAATTAATATTAGCGACAAATTTATCATCAAAAAAGAAATAGATTGTTTCTGAATAGTTACCATTATAATGTGGATTTTTAAAATAATATTCAAATTTGAATTTGAAAAAATAAAAATAAATATTAGAGAATTTTAGATGAAGTTGTCCTACGAAAGTTAGATGGATAGTACATCTTATGACATTTATCGTAAAACTGCAGTGCTATAATCGAGTTACATTATTGGTAGAAGGGGCGAGAGAACGTGCAGTATGAATTAAATGTAAATAAGTATGAGGAAGTTAAAAGTCTTCAAAAAACAAAAGGAAAATTAAATTTAAAATTACCTATAGTTAATTTAACTTTAATATTTGTAATAGGAATTTTGCTTGGAAGAGTAAGTCTCTTATTAAATCAATCTGATAGTAAGGGCATTGCTCCTTTTGGAATAGCATATTTAATGGCTGTTTCTGTAAGGAATAGTAAGCAGAAAGATGTTAGTGCTGGGATTGGAGTGCTATTAGGGTATCTTACTGTTAATAGTTTATTAAGTGATGGAAATATGTATCTTATTTCAATAGGAGTATTAACATTAAGTTATCTCATTATTCCTGCCAGCAAAAAAATTAGAAAGGAAATTTTGGGTTTTGTTTTAATTTTATCTACTTTCTTTATATATGGTATGACGGTAAATAAATATGAAGTTGGTGTAAATATTACATTATGTCTTATTGAGACCGTTATGATTATGCCTATATATTATGTAATTAAATACGCGGTTGATTCAATCGAAGAATTTGATTATAAATATCTATTTTCTACAGAACAATTAGTAAGTATAGGGATTTTATTTTGTTTGATAGTTTCTGGAATAGGAAATGTTACTATAATGGACTACTCTTTAAAAAATATTTTTGCATTATTATTAGTTTTGTGTGTGGCTTATTTGGGTGGAGCAGCTTATGGTGCAATGATAGGGGTGTCAATGGGAGTTATATTAGGTGTGGCATCAAATGATATGATGTGGTCCATAGGCTTTTTTAGTGTTGGAGGTCTTATTGTAGGAATTTTTAAAGATACAGGGAAAATATTTTCAATACTTGCAGGAATAATTATTTACTTTGCATTAGGTTTATATTCTAATGTTTTGAGTTTTAAATTTGGAGTAGAAGTATTAGCCAGCTGTGCTTTATTTTTATGTATTCCTAGGGCTGCATTTAAAAGTATTGAAGTTGAAATAAATCCAGATAGAAAAAGAGAATTTATAGATGAAGGAAAACTAAATAGTATAAGAGAGGAGTTTACGTTTAAACTAAGAGAATTGACAACTGTACTTGGTACGGTATCTAATTGTCTTGGAGCAGCAACAGAAAATGAAAAGCTTCTTATGAAAGGAAAGGGAAGTGCATTAGTAGAAAATTTAGCAGATAGATGTTGTTCTAAGTGTGAAAATAGACCAGCGTGTTGGGATAGAGAATTTGCGCAGACATATAATTCTTTTCAAGCACTTATACAAAGTTATGAAGAGAATACTATATGTATGCCAGCAGATTTAGAAAAGAAGTGTGTTCAAAGTTTTACACTTTTAAGAAATGTAGAAAATATAGTTGATAATAATACGGTAAATGAAACAATAAAAGAAAGGCTTGCAGAAGGTAGAAAATTATTATCCTATCATATTGATAGTATTTCAAATACATTAGATGATCTTTTGAATGATTTTAAAAAGCAGGTGATAGTAAATACAGATTTAGAGAAAAGAGTAAGGCTTGCTCTTAATAAAAAGTCAGTAAATTATAATGATATCTTTTGTTATACAGATATCAATGGAAAGATAAAAATAAAAATCAGTATGGATGATTATAAGGGAGATGAGCATTTAAATAAGAAAGTAATACCATTATTAAATAGTCTTACAAGAAAAAAATTATGTGTATGTGAAGAAGAAAGTAGACTTAATAGTGAAAATGATGAATATATTATAAGTATTCAGGAAGAAGCTACATTTTATATGGTTTCCTATAATTCTATGGTTCCTAAGAATGGAGAAAATCAGATTGGAGATAGTTATACATTTGGTAATACTAAAGATGGATGCTATATGACTATATTAAGTGATGGGATGGGATTCGGTCCTGAAGCAGGACAGGAAAGCAAAGCAACAGTTGATTTAGTGGAAAGGTTTATAGAAGCAGGCTTCGATGAAAATATAACAGTGAATACAGTAAATTCAATAATGGGAATGAGATTTGCTGAGGATGAAAAATATGCCACTCTTGATTTGAATAAAGTAGATTTATATAGTGGTGAAGCTGTTTTTGTTAAGATTGGTGCAGCGCCAACTTTTATTAAGAGAGGAAATGAAATAAAAATAATCAATTCCAAAAATTTACCTTTTGGACTAGTTGATGAAGTTGATGTTGAAGTTATAAAAGAAGAACTTCAAGCTGGAGACATCATAGTAAGTGTAAGTGATGGAATTTTAGATATAGATAAATCAAACATTGAAGAGAAAACATGGGTTGAGGATTATTTGAGTAATGCTAATTCTGATCCTAGGGAGTTATCTGAAAGAATATTAAGTAAAGCAAAAGAATTAAGTGGAGGAACAGTTAAGGATGATATGACCGTAGTGGTTTCGAAAGTTTATCTAGCAAGCTAGAAGTTATATAAAAATAGAAAAACTAAGCTTAGTTTATAGTGATTTGGTAGCAATTTGAACAATAATGTTTACATTTTAATATTAAATACGTAAAATATATTATACAGTACTATGTAATAGGAAGTGTTTATTATTGTATAAAAAAGTAATGTCTTATATAAAAGACAATAATTTAATTAAATCTGGAGATAAGGTTTTGGTAGCTCTTTCTGGTGGACCTGATTCTGTATGCCTTTTGAATATTTTATATAATTTAAAAGCTGAGCTAAATATAGAAATTGGAGCTGCTCATTTGAATCATTTATTAAGAGATAAGGATGCTTTTGAAGATGAGGAATATGTAAAGACTCTATGCAAAAGTTTGGATATTCCTTGCTTTGTAAAGCGCGTTGATATAAATAAATATTCAAAGGATAAAAAGATGTCATCTGAGATGGCAGGGAGAGACGCAAGATATAATTTTTTTGATGATATTGTAAAAGATGAAGGGTATACTAAGATTGCTACTGCGCATAATGCAAATGATCAGGCTGAAACTATTCTTTTTAGGCTGATGCGTGGAAGTGGAATTGAAGGATTATGTGGAATTAAAGTAAGAAGAGATAAAATTATAAGACCCATTTTATGTTTATCAAGAAAAGAAGTTGAAGAATATATAGAAATAAATAATTTAAAACCTAGAATTGATAAAACTAATTTTGAAAAGATATATAATAGAAATAAAATACGATTAGATATGATTCCGTATATAAAGGAGAATTTTAATGAAGATATAATACAGACATTAAATAGGATGTCTGTATTATTACAGAAAGATAACGAATTTATAGAAAATTCTGCAAGAAGTTTTTATGAAAAACATTGTATAGAACAGTCAGACTATTTTATAATAAAAAAGGAAATGTTTGATAACAAAGAAGCAGTTGTTACTAGAGTTATCAGATATGCCCTCACTAACTTTTCTAAAACTCATTATGATTTTGAAATGAAACACATATATGAAATCTGCAATCTTGCAAAAAATAATTCGGGTAAAGCTATAGATTTACCGAATAAAATTTATGCTGAAAACATATATGGGGACATATACATAAAAGAGAGAATAAATATTAATAATATTGATGTAAAACAAGAAATAGTAGTGAACAAAAATGAGATAAATGGCAAGAAAATATTTTTTAATGATGAAAACATAGAATTTTCAGTATTAAAAAATGATTCAAATTTAGATTTAAATCAAAATAATTTCATAAAGTATTTTGATTTTGATAAAATAAATGATAGTATCTCATT
This genomic interval carries:
- a CDS encoding AEC family transporter, which translates into the protein MNNFILSINVVAPLFLTIMFGYFIRRINLVDEYTLKKMNNLIFKTFLPMLLFFNVYSTNIEGAIDVRLMIFAPTCILLSCLGACAIVPFMVKESKKRGVVVQAIFRSNFVLFGLPVVLSLFGEDGAGITSILIAVIVPMFNFLAVIVLEVFRGGNLNLKTIIKGIITNPLILASLLGILMLVLQIKLPTIFEKTISDMSKIATPLALVVLGGSFRIEKINKNLKPLIIGVIGKLIIVPLIFIPIAIYLGFRGIELASVMIMLSAPVAVSSFTMAEQMEADGELAAQLVVFTSMFSVLTIFIYIFVMKQLCYI
- the spoIIE gene encoding stage II sporulation protein E: MQYELNVNKYEEVKSLQKTKGKLNLKLPIVNLTLIFVIGILLGRVSLLLNQSDSKGIAPFGIAYLMAVSVRNSKQKDVSAGIGVLLGYLTVNSLLSDGNMYLISIGVLTLSYLIIPASKKIRKEILGFVLILSTFFIYGMTVNKYEVGVNITLCLIETVMIMPIYYVIKYAVDSIEEFDYKYLFSTEQLVSIGILFCLIVSGIGNVTIMDYSLKNIFALLLVLCVAYLGGAAYGAMIGVSMGVILGVASNDMMWSIGFFSVGGLIVGIFKDTGKIFSILAGIIIYFALGLYSNVLSFKFGVEVLASCALFLCIPRAAFKSIEVEINPDRKREFIDEGKLNSIREEFTFKLRELTTVLGTVSNCLGAATENEKLLMKGKGSALVENLADRCCSKCENRPACWDREFAQTYNSFQALIQSYEENTICMPADLEKKCVQSFTLLRNVENIVDNNTVNETIKERLAEGRKLLSYHIDSISNTLDDLLNDFKKQVIVNTDLEKRVRLALNKKSVNYNDIFCYTDINGKIKIKISMDDYKGDEHLNKKVIPLLNSLTRKKLCVCEEESRLNSENDEYIISIQEEATFYMVSYNSMVPKNGENQIGDSYTFGNTKDGCYMTILSDGMGFGPEAGQESKATVDLVERFIEAGFDENITVNTVNSIMGMRFAEDEKYATLDLNKVDLYSGEAVFVKIGAAPTFIKRGNEIKIINSKNLPFGLVDEVDVEVIKEELQAGDIIVSVSDGILDIDKSNIEEKTWVEDYLSNANSDPRELSERILSKAKELSGGTVKDDMTVVVSKVYLAS
- the tilS gene encoding tRNA lysidine(34) synthetase TilS, producing the protein MYKKVMSYIKDNNLIKSGDKVLVALSGGPDSVCLLNILYNLKAELNIEIGAAHLNHLLRDKDAFEDEEYVKTLCKSLDIPCFVKRVDINKYSKDKKMSSEMAGRDARYNFFDDIVKDEGYTKIATAHNANDQAETILFRLMRGSGIEGLCGIKVRRDKIIRPILCLSRKEVEEYIEINNLKPRIDKTNFEKIYNRNKIRLDMIPYIKENFNEDIIQTLNRMSVLLQKDNEFIENSARSFYEKHCIEQSDYFIIKKEMFDNKEAVVTRVIRYALTNFSKTHYDFEMKHIYEICNLAKNNSGKAIDLPNKIYAENIYGDIYIKERININNIDVKQEIVVNKNEINGKKIFFNDENIEFSVLKNDSNLDLNQNNFIKYFDFDKINDSISLRKRKNGDKIIPLGMKGSKKIKDLFIDMKVPKEERDCIPLLCFDENISWIVGIRVSEEYKITNKTKNILRVIVERKEK